One part of the Glycine soja cultivar W05 chromosome 11, ASM419377v2, whole genome shotgun sequence genome encodes these proteins:
- the LOC114374843 gene encoding cytokinin riboside 5'-monophosphate phosphoribohydrolase LOG1-like, translating to MEKETEMKQSKFKRICVFCGSSPGNKTSYKDAAIELGRELVSRNIDLVYGGGSIGLMGLISQAVYEGGRHVTGVIPKTLMPRELTGETVGEVKAVADMHQRKAEMAKRSDAFIALPGGYGTLEELLEVITWAQLGIHDKPVGLLNVDGYYNTFLSFIDKAVEEGFISPTARHIIVSAPTPKELVKEMEEYFPQHERVVSKLSWESEQLH from the exons atggagAAAGAAACAGAGATGAAGCAATCCAAGTTCAAGAGGATTTGTGTCTTCTGTGGCAGTAGTCCAGGGAACAAAACTAGTTATAAGGACGCTGCTATTGAGCTTGGAAGAGAATTG GTGTCAAGAAATATTGATCTAGTATATGGAGGGGGCAGCATTGGTTTGATGGGGTTGATTTCTCAGGCTGTTTACGAGGGTGGTCGCCATGTAACTGG AGTTATTCCCAAGACACTTATGCCAAGAGAG CTCACTGGAGAAACAGTGGGGGAAGTGAAGGCAGTAGCAGACATGCATCAAAGGAAAGCAGAGATGGCCAAGCGCTCTGATGCCTTTATTGCCTTACCCG GTGGCTATGGGACACTTGAGGAACTCCTTGAGGTGATAACATGGGCTCAACTTGGCATCCATGATAAACCG gTGGGATTGCTGAATGTTGATGGATACTACAATACCTTTTTGTCTTTCATTGACAAAGCGGTGGAGGAAGGCTTCATAAGCCCCACTGCTCGTCATATAATTGTATCTGCCCCAACACCAAAAGAGCTTGTCAAAGAGATGGAG GAATATTTCCCACAACACGAAAGAGTTGTCTCCAAGCTAAGCTGGGAAAGTGAACAGCTACATTAG
- the LOC114376026 gene encoding uncharacterized protein LOC114376026 — protein sequence MHRNSLKRSNDSTRIIITAIMGIAFGFFVGISISSVHLTKISLLSSPVGNSFDVPVADSEIDRFSDEVKRSSAVIDESSGTKNLETLGSIRLPKIFVASNPRGAESLPPGIVVSESDFYLRRLWGEPSEDLKKKPKYLVTFTVGYEQRHNINAAVKKFSDDFAILLFHYDGRTSEWDQFEWSRSAIHVSARKQTKWWYAKRFLHPDIVSAYEYIFIWDEDLGVEHFNADKYIHLVKKYGLEISQPGLEPNNGLTWEMTKRRGDKEVHMVTEEKPGWCSDPHLPPCAAFVEIMAPVFSREAWRCVWHMIQNDLVHGWGLDFALRRCVEPAHEKIGVIDSQWIVHQVIPSLGNQGESDKGKGPRDSVRARCRSEWAQFQLRVTNADKSYLEGLKRNGKG from the exons ATGCAtcgcaa TTcacttaaaagatcaaatgataGTACCCGGATTATCATCACAGCTATTATGGGAATTGCCTTTGGATTTTTTGTTGGTATTTCAATTTCATCTGTGCATTTGACTAAG ATTAGCTTACTTTCATCACCTGTAGGGAATTCTTTTGATGTACCTGTAGCTGATTCTGAAATAGACAGATTTTCGGATGAAGTAAAGAGATCTTCTGCTGTTATTGACGAGTCTTCTGGAACCAAAAACCTTGAAACCCTAGGGTCAATTAGATTACCGAAG ATATTTGTTGCATCAAATCCTCGTGGAGCTGAATCACTACCCCCCGGAATCGTTGTATCAGAATCAGATTTTTATTTACGAAGATTATGGGGTGAACCTAGTGAG GATCTGAAGAAAAAGCCGAAGTATTTAGTTACATTCACTGTTGGTTATGAACAGAGGCATAATATCAATGCTGCAGTGAAAAAG TTTTCTGATGATTTTGCAATTTTGCTCTTTCATTATGATGGTCGGACTAGTGAATGGGATCAATTTGAGTGGTCAAGGAGTGCAATCCATGTCAGCGCAAGGAAACAAACTAAATG GTGGTATGCTAAAAGATTTTTGCACCCTGATATAGTATCAgcttatgaatatatttttatttgggatgaagaTCTTGGAGTAGAACACTTCAATGCAGACAA GTATATTCATTTAGTGAAAAAATATGGTTTGGAGATCTCTCAACCTGGTCTTGAGCCTAATAATGGATTGACATGGGAGATGACAAAAAGGAGGGGTGACAAAGAAGTTCACAT GGTGACAGAAGAGAAACCAGGCTGGTGTAGTGATCCACATTTGCCTCCTTGTGCTGC aTTTGTGGAAATTATGGCACCTGTCTTTTCTCGTGAGGCTTGGCGTTGTGTGTGGCACATGATTcag AACGATCTAGTGCATGGATGGGGATTGGACTTTGCTCTCAGAAGATGTGTAGAG CCAGCACATGAAAAAATTGGTGTAATTGATTCACAATGGATTGTTCATCAAGTAATTCCTTCTCTTGGGAACCAG GGAGAGTCTGACAAAGGAAAAGGGCCAAGGGATTCG GTCCGAGCCAGATGCAGAAGTGAATGGGCCCAGTTTCAACTTCGCGTAACCAATGCTGACAAGTCTTATCTTGAAGGACTTAAACGTAATGGGAAGGGTTGA
- the LOC114376028 gene encoding UDP-xylose transporter 1-like, whose translation MGEMSNFQLGVIGALFLSVASSVSIVICNKALMSNLGFPFATTLTSWHLMVTFCTLHAAQRLNLFVSKSVDLKTVMLFGILNGISIGFLNLSLGFNSIGFYQMTKLAIIPFTVLLETIFLKKQFSSKIKFALFLLLVGVGIASITDLQLNFVGTILSLLAIITTCVGQILTNTIQKKLNVSSTQLLYQSAPFQAAILFVSGPVVDQMLTKQNVFAYKYSPVVLAFIILSCLIAVSVNFSTFLVIGKTSPVTYQVLGHLKTCLVLGFGYTLLHDPFTGRNILGILIAVFGMGLYSYFCTEDNKKKQLAGDLPLASQVKDKDSLPLLAGKNVGNQNEENHETNKLSKDSVI comes from the exons ATGGGAGAGATGTCAAACTTCCAATTGGGTGTGATTGGTGCACTATTTCTCTCTGTGGCTTCTTCTGTCTCCATTGTCATCTGCAACAAAGCCTTGATGAGCAATCTTGGCTTCCCTTTTG CCACAACGCTTACTAGTTGGCATTTGATGGTCACATTTTGCACCCTTCATGCGGCTCAACGCTTGAATCTATTCGTGTCTAAATCCGTTGACTTGAAAACGGTCATGCTTTTTGGTATTCTAAATGGCATCTCCATTGGATTTCTCAACTTGAGTCTTGGCTTTAATTCCATTGGATTCTATCAG ATGACAAAACTTGCTATCATACCATTCACTGTATTATTAGAAACTATTTTCCTAAAGAAGCAGTTCAG CTCGAAAATAAAATTCGCTTTATTCCTATTACTTGTGGGAGTTGGCATTGCTTCTATCACAGACCTTCAGCTCAATTTTGTGGGAACCATTCTTTCCCTTCTAGCAATCATAACGACATGTGTTGGCCAAATT CTGACCAACACAATACAGAAGAAGCTTAACGTCTCTTCCACACAGCTACTCTACCAGTCTGCTCCATTCCAAGCAGCAATTCTTTTTGTTTCAGGCCCTGTTGTAGATCAGATGCTCACCAAGCAAAATGTCTTCGCCTACAAATATTCTCCTGTGGTCTTG gcaTTCATCATCTTGTCTTGCTTGATAGCTGTTTCTGTGAACTTCAGCACATTTCTGGTCATAGGCAAAACATCTCCTGTAACATATCAAGTGCTAGGCCACCTGAAGACATGCCTTGTTCTAGGATTTGGCTACACATTACTGCATGACCCTTTCACCGGAAGGAACATTCTTGGAATACTAATTGCCGTTTTTGGGATGGGTTTGTACTCTTATTTCTGCACTGAGGacaacaaaaagaaacagtTAGCTGGTGATCTCCCATTGGCCTCTCAG GTCAAAGACAAAGATAGCTTACCACTTTTGGCCGGGAAAAACGTGGGTAATCAAAATGAGGAAAATCATGAGACTAATAAATTAAGCAAGGATTCTGTTATTTGA